A portion of the Salvelinus fontinalis isolate EN_2023a unplaced genomic scaffold, ASM2944872v1 scaffold_1073, whole genome shotgun sequence genome contains these proteins:
- the LOC129848572 gene encoding small VCP/p97-interacting protein-like isoform X3, translating to MGMCLPCLGGPGNDLSTTPDRETRRRELAEAAEKRQKETTYRGVKNPQAVERNKKNKEMEKQEMRPSPPGGEGGGGMKWQVG from the exons ATGGGGATGTGCTTACCGTGCCTTGGTGGACCTGGAAACGACTTGTCCACCACACCAGATCGA GAGACAAGGAGACGTGAGCTGGCAGAGGCCGCtgagaagagacagaaagag ACAACCTACAGGGGTGTCAAAAACCCCCAAGCAGTTGAGAGAAATAAAAAgaataaggagatggagaaacaaGAGATGAGACCGTCTCCgcctggaggagaaggaggaggagggatgaag TGGCAGGTAGGCTAA
- the LOC129848572 gene encoding small VCP/p97-interacting protein-like isoform X1, with translation MGMCLPCLGGPGNDLSTTPDRETRRRELAEAAEKRQKETTYRGVKNPQAVERNKKNKEMEKQEMRPSPPGGEGGGGMKVSPHIFNTDYVMSQSACNFRSGR, from the exons ATGGGGATGTGCTTACCGTGCCTTGGTGGACCTGGAAACGACTTGTCCACCACACCAGATCGA GAGACAAGGAGACGTGAGCTGGCAGAGGCCGCtgagaagagacagaaagag ACAACCTACAGGGGTGTCAAAAACCCCCAAGCAGTTGAGAGAAATAAAAAgaataaggagatggagaaacaaGAGATGAGACCGTCTCCgcctggaggagaaggaggaggagggatgaaggtTAGTCCTCATATTTTCAACACAGATTATGTCATGTCACAGTCTGCCTGCAACTTCAGGAG TGGCAGGTAG
- the LOC129848572 gene encoding uncharacterized protein LOC129848572 isoform X2, which yields MGMCLPCLGGPGNDLSTTPDRETRRRELAEAAEKRQKEKFFSQSQLYPTHKTCGPTKASRQPTGVSKTPKQLREIKRIRRWRNKR from the exons ATGGGGATGTGCTTACCGTGCCTTGGTGGACCTGGAAACGACTTGTCCACCACACCAGATCGA GAGACAAGGAGACGTGAGCTGGCAGAGGCCGCtgagaagagacagaaagag AAATTCTTCAGTCAAAGCCAATTGTATCCAACCCATAAAACATGTGGTCCTACTAAAGCATCGAG ACAACCTACAGGGGTGTCAAAAACCCCCAAGCAGTTGAGAGAAATAAAAAgaataaggagatggagaaacaaGAGATGA